The Desulfomonilaceae bacterium genome has a segment encoding these proteins:
- the mraY gene encoding phospho-N-acetylmuramoyl-pentapeptide-transferase, giving the protein MLYHLLYPLNADLILFNVFRYISFRAIMATLTALMISFLLGRPLIDYLREFQIGQMVRDDGPQSHLEKTGTPTMGGVLILFAMTFSCLLWARLDNVYVWVVLGVTLSYGAIGFLDDYLKIRRQSHNGLSGKQKLGLQLLIGGLVGLFLWMDPSFKTTLAVPFFKNFHPDLGFWYPIFAALVIAGASNAVNLTDGLDGLAIGPVMICAATYLLFAYIAGHLKLAQYLQVPYIPGSGELCVVCGAMLGAGMGFLWYNAYPAEVFMGDVGSLSLGGLLGAVAVVTKHEILLAIAGGVFVIEAVSVILQVASFKTTGKRIFAMAPIHHHFELRGWAEPKVIVRFWILSIVFALIAMSTLKLR; this is encoded by the coding sequence ATGCTGTATCACCTCCTTTATCCTCTAAATGCTGACTTAATCTTATTTAACGTTTTCAGATATATATCATTCAGAGCCATTATGGCTACCCTGACAGCCTTAATGATAAGCTTTCTCTTGGGCAGACCACTTATAGATTATTTGAGGGAATTTCAGATTGGTCAGATGGTTAGAGATGATGGTCCTCAGTCACACCTTGAAAAGACTGGCACACCTACTATGGGTGGTGTGCTCATCCTCTTTGCGATGACATTTTCCTGTCTACTTTGGGCAAGGCTGGACAATGTCTATGTATGGGTTGTGCTTGGTGTCACTCTTTCTTATGGCGCTATTGGTTTTCTGGACGATTATTTGAAGATCCGCAGGCAGAGCCACAATGGCTTGAGCGGCAAGCAGAAACTGGGGCTTCAGTTATTGATAGGCGGACTGGTTGGGTTGTTTCTCTGGATGGATCCATCATTCAAGACAACTCTCGCAGTCCCCTTTTTCAAAAACTTTCATCCCGATCTTGGCTTTTGGTACCCTATATTCGCCGCCCTGGTAATCGCTGGAGCTTCAAACGCGGTAAATTTGACGGATGGCCTCGATGGTTTAGCCATAGGGCCTGTAATGATATGCGCCGCCACCTACCTATTATTCGCCTATATTGCCGGCCACCTGAAACTGGCCCAGTATCTTCAGGTACCATACATTCCCGGATCTGGAGAACTCTGTGTAGTTTGCGGAGCAATGCTTGGCGCAGGCATGGGGTTCCTCTGGTACAACGCTTACCCGGCGGAAGTCTTTATGGGCGATGTAGGATCATTATCTCTGGGAGGACTTCTCGGAGCTGTAGCGGTAGTGACGAAACACGAAATCTTATTAGCCATTGCCGGTGGGGTATTTGTGATTGAAGCAGTATCGGTGATACTTCAGGTGGCTTCTTTCAAGACCACGGGCAAAAGAATTTTCGCCATGGCTCCTATTCATCATCATTTTGAACTCAGAGGCTGGGCTGAACCAAAGGTAATTGTTCGTTTCTGGATACTTTCAATCGTGTTTGCGCTCATTGCCATGAGCACGCTGAAACTACGATGA
- the murF gene encoding UDP-N-acetylmuramoyl-tripeptide--D-alanyl-D-alanine ligase → MRSEAGPYTVNNILESTSGVLLQGRADAAFDGICTDTRELGPNDLFVPLTGQNYDGNSFVIPALDAGAGGSLVNCDVQLEIPYHLSDHVLIQVQDTLRSLTDLASTHRKIYPTPLIAITGSSGKTTVKEMIGSVLRKHGPVKITLGNLNNLIGLPMTVLDIQRDHKFAVVEAGINRFGEMDLLAKAASPNVAVITSIGQAHLEGLGSIENIAIEKFKLVQGLVPGGLGIIPENSEVLRKLMGRFNGRIVTFGRTRGDFKADNIKLGVQTSFEIVGPFGRTDIKWNVMGLHNILNSLAACAACLELKIPIEDIREGLQNFRPPAWRMEVTDLMCSRQLIRDFYNANPLSMKAALEALTFYRGKRSVVAILGDMMELGDHAADLHEEIGAFAGKACIDSIVYIGAFRDDFARGFLSSGGDDSTLRLFSDKERAWEFLRGSISDFQLILVKGSRAMKMELIADQIEREI, encoded by the coding sequence ATGAGATCTGAAGCTGGACCATATACAGTCAACAACATTTTGGAATCTACTTCTGGGGTCTTGCTTCAGGGCAGAGCGGACGCGGCTTTTGACGGAATTTGCACTGACACAAGGGAACTGGGGCCAAACGATCTTTTCGTTCCTTTAACAGGTCAGAATTACGATGGAAACAGTTTTGTGATTCCGGCCCTCGACGCCGGGGCTGGGGGAAGCCTGGTTAATTGCGATGTTCAATTGGAAATCCCTTATCACCTCTCCGATCATGTCCTGATTCAAGTTCAGGATACCCTCCGATCTTTGACCGACCTTGCATCAACCCACCGAAAAATATACCCAACCCCACTCATCGCGATTACCGGGTCCTCCGGCAAAACCACCGTGAAAGAAATGATAGGGTCTGTACTCAGAAAGCATGGGCCCGTAAAGATTACACTTGGAAACCTCAATAATTTGATAGGTCTGCCTATGACAGTTTTGGACATCCAACGTGATCATAAATTTGCGGTGGTGGAAGCAGGAATCAATCGCTTTGGAGAAATGGATCTCCTCGCAAAGGCCGCATCGCCTAATGTCGCTGTGATCACAAGTATCGGACAAGCCCACTTGGAAGGTCTTGGTTCTATAGAAAATATCGCCATTGAAAAATTCAAGCTCGTACAGGGGTTAGTTCCCGGTGGTTTAGGTATCATTCCTGAAAATAGTGAAGTCCTTAGAAAACTTATGGGGCGATTTAATGGGCGAATAGTTACCTTTGGTCGGACTAGAGGAGATTTCAAAGCTGACAATATAAAACTCGGAGTTCAAACCTCGTTTGAAATAGTCGGACCCTTTGGACGAACGGACATCAAATGGAACGTGATGGGGCTTCACAATATTTTGAATTCATTGGCAGCCTGCGCCGCTTGCCTGGAGTTAAAGATTCCGATTGAAGACATTCGAGAGGGCCTTCAAAATTTTAGGCCTCCTGCCTGGAGGATGGAAGTTACAGATCTGATGTGCTCAAGACAACTGATTCGTGACTTTTACAACGCTAATCCGCTTTCAATGAAAGCAGCCTTGGAAGCCTTGACCTTTTATCGTGGCAAACGGTCCGTTGTAGCTATTCTAGGAGACATGATGGAGTTGGGAGATCATGCGGCTGATCTTCACGAAGAAATCGGAGCCTTCGCCGGCAAAGCCTGTATAGACAGTATTGTCTATATCGGAGCTTTCAGGGATGATTTTGCCAGAGGATTCTTGTCTTCCGGTGGAGATGACAGCACGCTAAGGCTATTTTCTGATAAAGAGCGGGCTTGGGAATTTTTGAGAGGATCGATCAGCGATTTTCAACTAATTCTTGTTAAAGGATCTCGGGCTATGAAGATGGAATTGATCGCCGATCAAATCGAAAGGGAGATCTAG
- a CDS encoding UDP-N-acetylmuramoyl-L-alanyl-D-glutamate--2,6-diaminopimelate ligase produces MVLADILKVIKTLEIWGNPDIEIKGVSHDSRQVRQDYAFVAIKGDKADGCDFVAKAVENGAKVVIAEELPPRGFDFSRCVWVRVKNSRQCLGPFSSWVYGRPSENIRVIAITGTNGKTTTTFLLESILKTANYVPGVVGTISHRWPGVEVSAANTTPEASDVQKMLSQMKNSGVTHAIMEASSHGLFMRRLDGCNFDVGVFSNLTHDHLDFHQNMEAYYEAKKILFTELLPLSTKQDVCAAINIDDSYGFRLAKETKSVPTIKFGSTDDPDIYPSQTKISQDGVKALVQTPEGPIEIESSLVGAFNLSNILASISVSLKLGIPKAIIIQGIKNLKTVPGRLERVDSKLGAIFVDYAHTPNALKNVLDALREVCSGRLVTLMGCGGDRDKTKRPVMGREAAGGSDCVIITSDNPRSEDPLEIINQIEQGVLSFGFNKTLDDQVNADIKKGSYIVITDRKEAIKWAMNRMELHDTLLLAGKGHETYQEIKGIRYPFDDRQIALQESRELEAFVCRDNDSPRPLKGTKA; encoded by the coding sequence GTGGTGTTGGCTGACATCCTGAAAGTTATCAAAACCCTGGAGATCTGGGGCAACCCTGATATTGAAATTAAAGGGGTTTCTCATGATAGCCGACAGGTGAGGCAGGACTATGCGTTTGTGGCCATCAAGGGAGACAAGGCGGACGGATGCGATTTTGTCGCCAAGGCTGTTGAGAATGGGGCAAAGGTCGTCATAGCGGAGGAATTACCCCCTAGAGGTTTTGATTTTTCCAGATGTGTCTGGGTGAGAGTCAAGAATTCACGTCAATGTTTGGGGCCATTCTCTTCATGGGTTTACGGAAGGCCTTCGGAAAACATTAGAGTGATTGCCATAACTGGGACCAATGGAAAAACTACGACAACTTTCTTGCTGGAATCGATCCTTAAAACAGCGAACTATGTCCCAGGAGTTGTCGGAACAATATCTCACAGATGGCCAGGGGTTGAGGTGTCCGCTGCCAATACCACTCCTGAAGCGTCTGACGTCCAGAAAATGCTTTCCCAAATGAAGAATTCAGGTGTCACCCATGCAATCATGGAGGCCTCCTCCCATGGTCTTTTTATGCGGCGTCTGGATGGTTGCAATTTCGACGTGGGCGTTTTCAGTAATTTGACCCATGACCATCTCGATTTTCATCAAAATATGGAGGCTTACTATGAGGCCAAGAAAATCCTCTTCACGGAACTGTTGCCTCTGTCCACCAAACAAGATGTATGTGCGGCAATAAACATAGATGATTCTTATGGTTTTAGATTGGCGAAAGAGACAAAGTCAGTTCCCACAATAAAATTTGGTTCGACGGATGATCCAGATATCTATCCCAGCCAGACTAAAATTTCTCAAGATGGAGTCAAGGCGCTCGTTCAGACTCCTGAAGGACCAATTGAAATTGAGTCATCATTAGTTGGAGCATTTAATCTGTCCAATATCCTGGCGTCGATTTCGGTGAGCCTAAAGTTGGGCATTCCCAAGGCGATAATTATTCAGGGGATAAAGAATCTGAAAACAGTACCCGGTCGCCTTGAGCGGGTAGATTCAAAACTAGGAGCCATATTTGTAGATTATGCCCACACTCCCAATGCGCTCAAGAACGTCCTGGACGCTTTACGAGAGGTTTGTTCAGGCCGCCTCGTTACCTTGATGGGGTGCGGAGGGGACAGGGACAAAACCAAACGGCCGGTTATGGGAAGGGAAGCGGCCGGTGGGAGTGACTGTGTAATAATTACTTCCGACAATCCTCGTAGTGAAGATCCTCTGGAAATAATAAACCAGATAGAACAGGGCGTCTTGTCTTTTGGTTTCAACAAAACGCTTGATGATCAAGTAAACGCTGACATCAAAAAAGGTTCCTATATCGTGATAACCGACCGGAAAGAAGCCATCAAGTGGGCCATGAACAGGATGGAACTCCATGACACGTTACTCTTGGCCGGCAAAGGTCATGAAACTTATCAAGAGATTAAAGGGATTAGATATCCTTTTGACGACAGGCAGATAGCTCTTCAAGAGTCTCGAGAGCTGGAAGCTTTTGTTTGCAGGGATAATGACTCACCAAGACCACTAAAAGGTACCAAGGCTTAG
- a CDS encoding penicillin-binding transpeptidase domain-containing protein, with protein MFRNEKSINWMVVRIAIVACVFAVASAVLIARAYRLQIVDSDTLKKRAEKQRAMNIHLEARRGFIFDRTGEQLAASLEVDSVYARPRKLVDQSERTQTADTLSRILDMDKKEILNKLDEPKPFVWIKRRVSPVTAEKVRKSNLSGIYTDPEYQRFYPLKNLASHTIGFAGIDSRGLEGLELFYDKFLKTAPIPVTAQKDNLGRRIMFAATDRSPERNDVHITLDRNIQFIVERELEAAVNREHAKSGVVIVLDEDSGEILALAVRPTFNLNVFEQSAAGSRRNRAVADIFEPGSTFKVFLAATALDLGKVNRSDVFFVNNGLYRYNGSEIHDVSPHKNLTFDEVLINSSNIGAVKVSEKISKTEYYHMLKEFGFGSLTNVDLPGERPGILPKPSHWSVLTKANMAFGQGISVTPIQLAIGFAAAINGGKLYKPRLLKSITNALGETVFDNPALLLRRTVSEETSSALVDILRKTVVQGTGKGASIPGVDIIGKTGTAQKADSAGGYSKDRYLMSFLGAIQSAKPRVVILVLIDEPASGNDRTGGKVAAPVFKRIAEGILALSGSSPRSTGQLVENKKPVGKIIDACVTSFNPKPGMKPGEWVMPDLKGSDIREVVDVCGKMKCDLSIEGVGHVARQNPKPGETVREGAPIKISCSGGIY; from the coding sequence ATGTTCCGGAATGAAAAATCAATAAACTGGATGGTCGTGAGAATCGCCATTGTGGCGTGCGTTTTCGCTGTCGCATCAGCGGTCCTGATTGCGCGTGCATATCGGCTACAGATAGTAGATTCCGATACCCTCAAGAAGAGGGCCGAGAAACAGCGGGCCATGAACATTCATCTGGAAGCGCGAAGAGGTTTTATATTTGACAGAACAGGTGAACAACTGGCCGCAAGCCTTGAAGTTGACTCTGTTTATGCGCGTCCCAGAAAATTGGTAGACCAATCAGAGAGAACCCAGACTGCCGATACGCTTTCCAGAATCCTTGACATGGACAAAAAGGAAATTCTCAACAAACTTGATGAACCTAAACCTTTTGTCTGGATAAAAAGAAGAGTGTCGCCTGTCACGGCGGAAAAAGTGCGCAAAAGCAACCTGTCGGGAATATATACTGATCCGGAATACCAGAGATTTTATCCGCTCAAAAACCTGGCTTCTCACACAATCGGTTTCGCTGGGATAGATTCAAGAGGGTTGGAAGGGCTTGAATTATTTTATGATAAGTTTCTTAAGACAGCGCCCATTCCTGTAACCGCGCAAAAAGATAATTTGGGACGACGGATCATGTTCGCTGCAACGGACCGGTCGCCGGAACGCAACGATGTTCACATTACTCTTGATCGTAACATTCAGTTCATAGTAGAGCGCGAGTTAGAAGCGGCTGTGAATCGCGAACACGCGAAAAGTGGCGTCGTGATTGTATTGGATGAAGATTCAGGGGAGATTTTAGCTTTAGCGGTTCGTCCTACTTTTAATCTAAACGTTTTTGAACAGTCGGCGGCAGGCTCTCGAAGAAACAGAGCCGTGGCCGATATTTTTGAGCCAGGCTCCACCTTCAAGGTTTTTCTAGCGGCTACTGCGCTTGATCTGGGGAAGGTGAACAGGTCCGACGTATTTTTCGTGAATAATGGATTATATCGCTACAATGGCTCCGAAATTCATGATGTAAGTCCTCACAAAAACCTTACCTTTGATGAAGTACTAATTAATTCCAGCAACATAGGAGCAGTGAAGGTCTCAGAAAAAATTTCAAAAACCGAATATTACCACATGCTAAAGGAATTCGGATTTGGTTCATTAACTAACGTTGATCTTCCTGGTGAGAGACCCGGAATATTACCGAAGCCCAGTCACTGGTCGGTTCTTACAAAAGCCAACATGGCTTTTGGACAGGGCATCAGCGTTACGCCTATTCAGCTTGCGATAGGATTCGCCGCTGCGATCAACGGCGGAAAGCTCTACAAACCGCGTCTCCTCAAAAGTATTACCAACGCTTTGGGTGAAACAGTCTTTGATAACCCGGCGCTATTGCTGAGAAGGACCGTAAGTGAAGAAACTTCTTCGGCGCTGGTGGACATTTTGAGAAAAACCGTTGTTCAGGGCACAGGAAAAGGGGCCTCAATTCCTGGAGTAGACATTATAGGGAAGACAGGAACAGCCCAAAAAGCTGATTCTGCAGGTGGCTATTCCAAAGACAGATATCTCATGTCCTTCTTAGGAGCGATCCAAAGCGCTAAACCGAGAGTAGTCATTCTCGTGCTTATAGACGAGCCTGCATCAGGTAATGATCGAACTGGTGGAAAAGTTGCGGCCCCTGTTTTCAAAAGAATCGCCGAAGGAATTCTGGCTTTGTCTGGAAGTTCTCCTCGCTCCACGGGTCAGTTGGTCGAAAACAAGAAACCAGTCGGAAAGATCATTGACGCCTGTGTAACAAGCTTTAATCCAAAACCCGGAATGAAACCCGGTGAATGGGTAATGCCTGATCTAAAGGGTTCCGATATCAGAGAGGTTGTGGATGTTTGTGGCAAAATGAAATGTGATCTTTCGATTGAAGGAGTGGGCCATGTAGCCCGACAAAATCCGAAACCGGGCGAAACAGTTCGTGAAGGCGCCCCAATAAAGATTTCGTGTTCCGGAGGAATATATTGA
- a CDS encoding septum formation initiator family protein, which produces MQDTQWKKLDTGSASSGGSTTSKETASQDQTPTSRVSRIILCSLVGVLLILLLVGLFNVWTRMALVQLGYEISALENKNKELKSRARELSLELSSLESPVELEKKARKQGLRLPSVGRIIHVPE; this is translated from the coding sequence ATGCAGGACACTCAATGGAAGAAACTCGACACTGGATCAGCCTCTTCAGGTGGATCAACAACAAGCAAGGAAACTGCTTCTCAAGATCAAACCCCGACATCAAGGGTGTCGAGAATTATTCTATGTTCTCTCGTGGGAGTTCTACTAATTTTGCTCCTCGTTGGTTTGTTCAATGTATGGACGAGAATGGCCCTTGTTCAGTTGGGATACGAGATTTCAGCGTTGGAGAATAAAAACAAAGAACTTAAGAGTCGTGCCAGAGAACTAAGTCTTGAATTGTCATCTTTGGAATCGCCTGTTGAACTTGAAAAAAAAGCAAGGAAGCAAGGACTGAGGTTACCGTCTGTTGGCAGGATAATCCATGTTCCGGAATGA
- the rsmH gene encoding 16S rRNA (cytosine(1402)-N(4))-methyltransferase RsmH encodes MHQPVLIKELIEFLAPRQGGVYVDGCLGAGGYAEAILEASGPDGKLFGFDIDEEALSRAQARLQNYGERFTCRHAGYHDAQSILKSIGVGKVDGIVVDLGLSSDQLDDPLRGFSFRFAGPLDMRFDRAAGDSAEDLLKNISRAELEKIIREYGEEPRAARIAQRLKESANGGVLTNTQELSNVVLRTIGRKRGKIHPATRVFQALRILVNNELGNLEKGLEELPEILNQHGRLVIVSYHSLEDRMVKRSFREKSRKSERWQILTPKPLRPSREELRDNPRSRSAKMRIIEAL; translated from the coding sequence TTGCATCAACCCGTCCTGATAAAAGAACTCATCGAATTTCTGGCTCCCCGGCAGGGGGGAGTCTATGTGGATGGATGTCTGGGCGCAGGTGGGTATGCTGAAGCTATTCTCGAAGCTTCGGGGCCGGATGGCAAATTATTCGGTTTTGATATCGATGAAGAGGCGTTAAGCAGAGCCCAGGCCAGATTGCAAAACTACGGAGAACGTTTTACCTGTCGGCACGCCGGATACCACGACGCACAGTCAATTCTGAAATCAATCGGGGTAGGAAAGGTGGACGGAATCGTGGTCGATTTAGGATTGAGTTCGGACCAATTGGATGATCCCCTGAGAGGTTTCAGTTTCAGGTTCGCCGGTCCGTTAGACATGCGTTTCGATAGGGCTGCAGGAGACTCTGCCGAAGATTTGTTAAAAAATATAAGTCGAGCTGAACTCGAAAAGATAATTCGTGAATACGGTGAGGAGCCCAGAGCGGCAAGAATTGCTCAGAGACTTAAAGAAAGCGCGAACGGTGGAGTTCTTACAAATACCCAGGAACTCTCTAATGTTGTGTTAAGAACAATAGGCCGAAAAAGAGGTAAAATTCATCCTGCCACCAGGGTCTTCCAGGCACTGAGAATCCTGGTCAACAACGAGTTGGGAAATCTGGAAAAGGGACTCGAAGAACTCCCAGAGATATTGAACCAACACGGTCGTCTAGTCATTGTGTCATACCATTCTCTGGAAGACAGGATGGTAAAAAGATCTTTTAGGGAAAAATCCCGGAAGAGCGAACGCTGGCAAATTCTTACACCCAAGCCTTTGCGACCTTCCAGGGAGGAGTTACGAGACAATCCTAGATCAAGATCCGCAAAGATGCGGATAATCGAGGCTCTGTAA
- a CDS encoding exodeoxyribonuclease III, producing MSRLIRILSWNVNGIRAVYKKGFVDWLQRESPDVLCIQETKASKDQLSEDLLSPNGYASYWSSASRKGYSGVATYSKISVHDVKHGMNIPEFDSEGRFLQLDFGEFILLNVYFPNGKMNAERLKYKLDFYDAFLNYIEELRARGRKIVFLGDVNTAHNEIDLARPKENSKVSGFLPIERQWIDKAMATGYLDTFRMLNSDLVQYSWWDMKSGARSRNIGWRIDYVFVSPDLETSVTRAFILTDVEGSDHCPVGIELETPTSF from the coding sequence ATGTCAAGGTTGATTCGGATACTAAGCTGGAATGTCAATGGCATCAGGGCGGTTTACAAAAAGGGTTTTGTAGATTGGCTCCAGAGGGAGAGTCCTGATGTCCTTTGTATTCAGGAAACCAAGGCTAGCAAGGACCAGTTGTCGGAGGATCTTCTTTCTCCGAACGGGTACGCTTCATACTGGAGTAGCGCGTCCCGTAAAGGATACAGCGGTGTTGCGACTTATTCGAAAATTTCGGTTCACGATGTGAAGCACGGAATGAACATCCCTGAATTCGATTCCGAAGGACGCTTTCTTCAGCTTGATTTCGGAGAATTCATATTGCTGAATGTTTATTTTCCAAATGGAAAGATGAACGCTGAAAGGCTAAAATACAAACTCGATTTTTATGACGCCTTTCTCAATTACATAGAAGAGCTACGAGCCCGAGGACGGAAAATAGTCTTTCTGGGTGATGTGAATACAGCTCACAATGAGATTGATTTGGCTCGACCGAAAGAAAACTCAAAGGTCTCCGGTTTCCTGCCTATAGAGAGACAGTGGATTGACAAGGCCATGGCCACAGGTTATTTGGACACGTTTAGAATGCTAAACAGCGACCTGGTTCAGTACAGTTGGTGGGACATGAAAAGCGGCGCGAGGAGTAGAAATATAGGTTGGAGAATTGATTATGTCTTTGTCAGCCCCGATCTGGAAACATCTGTCACACGCGCTTTTATACTGACAGACGTCGAGGGCTCGGATCATTGCCCGGTTGGCATAGAACTAGAAACTCCAACCAGTTTTTAA
- the hfq gene encoding RNA chaperone Hfq, which produces MPKTHFNIQDQFLNQVRKARIEIEAALTSGTSIKGFVRSFDSFCIIVEDSEDTYLVYKHSLSLIKPAERGVKIPGLV; this is translated from the coding sequence ATGCCAAAAACTCATTTTAATATTCAAGACCAATTCTTAAACCAGGTCCGCAAAGCCAGAATTGAGATAGAAGCCGCGCTGACTTCAGGCACTTCAATAAAGGGCTTTGTTCGAAGCTTCGACAGTTTTTGTATAATAGTAGAAGATTCCGAAGATACCTATCTTGTTTATAAGCATTCGCTCTCGTTGATTAAACCGGCCGAAAGGGGAGTCAAGATACCGGGGCTGGTTTGA